The genomic interval acgtgactaagtttcccttttggtggcttggtccatggctcctcgatttttaatcaaaacaacaagaacagccccctcccctctcggccccTTCGGTTGGACAGCACTTGTGCATCGAGTTGGTTggtttggtatggatcttggttggcctatggcccttagccacggttcataccatacccttagatgtctagatcatgacatggtcaatcaaatggccactggaacgacacgagacattGATCAAAGCAAGACACTACACACACATGCACgcgagttctcggttggagtttcgGATGTTTGCTGGAatggtgcgaattgtggctggcctagggcccttagacaTGGTCAAAATcactccttgggatgttggtaagagtctctggtcggtgttTCACGCCCCCAATGGCCGGCAgactcgaaaacgacacaagaaGAACACATgtacagctgctgtatttttacagcaagttgctgtttcggttcggaggctcgttcgagttctcggtcggcttttagcctatggccttggactggacagtgccccattgagttaggaaggtcatgttttcgaccgtttgtgattcggatcatttttgaggtcgtacgagaatttacggtgcgatgtgccaaattgactctcgaaagagcgtttcactttttggcctccattcatctagatttcgaccctcatcattttaggagcataagttcataattttaagcgtattttaatcatgactatatgtcggttcagtgtcggttcgggttggttcggagtcatgattaaatacaaattcattaggcgtcatagtcggatttttgaaattaaagcgCATAGTTGGCcaagtttaagctattgcatatttttcatggcatatttaggttgcagcgagcctggggacgatccaatccagttggtaaaatgatACAAGATATTTAATCCAGTCATTTAatttattacgtgcataaaaatagaaaatgcttattttttagatttatgcgatattgcttgtggtcgattcactatcatgggaatattattttacacggtcgccagtgaccgatcagctcagtttggtaccccggtcgccagtgaccgatcggttcagtttggtaccccggtcgccagtgatcggacagttcagttcagtgcagagaCCACATGCGTagatcataatctcaacagaaaatttttatcagtcatttcagttcagggctccaaggagcaaacatttttactatgttATTTaagtcagttatgcacgtaatataattgctcagtacaagttatattcagcatgcctcatgacacgatattttgtcccatgcaaattttactacaGTATTTTCCCGTTAtatacgatatatgcatgctgagtctttaggctcactagacttgattgttgtaggtaccgatgaggtcagggccgagggcggggatcaatgagccagcttgggtcggcagtagtggcacccgaggacctcaatTTCAGCATTTGCCATTTTATttgatgctcaaacatttttatcagttgttggatattctttaaattgttatttttggcaaactttattttcttccgctgctatatttttaaacgttgaacttgatttatcagttgattttatgaatgaggcaatttaagttctttaaaaagaaaattttaaatttttccgcaaattttgaagcaAGGATTTTCGGGCAGTCagaattttcctctggttttacgtccagaaacggcttcaacgccttctatgagtcgaggatatgcttcccatccaattttcttataaattggcaaacagtgtcttttttagtcggattcctaAGACTATGATgatcatcttgaaattgtttacataaacggagaagttcaatatgcacatgtccactagaatgtgTCTccagagtcaataagatgttatctacagactccttactcagcccattcttaatgaaaccaattttatcttctctgttatcggaaacacatcccaaagatctgcatcgtttgtcacaagtccatcttgcacactaatgacaaacccctaaacttttggcccttctttttttcgcataagtgctttttcttAATataggcaaataccgaatgagcaatgattgtggaacttctcctcctaatcggaccttagcttctattacaagacgaatatcttctggaattcttttgtgcattagcaatctcaatctttcacaccttcctgcgtaaatttttcttagaacattttaagaaacagagggaaaatatttacaaatttttgagagaatttcatccattttgaaaagaacagaaatgatttttttttttgtatcagcaattgtgggaaactgatttaaccgaatatgagagtcacggagtaccgttatccgccatttaaccaggaaaataaaaagattaagaaaacctgaaataaaaacaaacaaacttaaagagaaataaactcttcttgaaagatttcattttctaaaaatgctttaagcctttgtccatttactttaaaaatatcaccatttttaggattttcaaaatccacagctccataagtatacacatgctttacaacatatgggcctgtccgtcttgatcgtaattttcctgggaatatgtgaagtcgagaattataaagcaaatttttttgaccaatctcaaaagattttctaagaattgttttgtcatgaaatgatttgatttttggtttattaatccttgaattctcatacgcgtcatttctgagttcatcaagttcattaagttgcaatttacgcaattttttggcatcatccatgcttgactttaaagttttgattgttcaataagctttatgttccaattccacaggcaaatgacaatgttttccataaaccaacctatagggagacatattcaatgatgttttaaaagctattcgatatgcccaaagtgcatcattaagtcgcagagaccaatcttttctatttgagttaacaattttgttcaaaatttactttatctccctattagctaattcaacttgtccatttgtttgaggatgataaggagtagttactttattagtaataccatattttttcattaatgaagcaaatggtttattaacaaagtgagttcccccattaCTTATCATGGCtcaaggaattccaaatctactaaaaatattttcttttaaaaatttgatgacgattttatgatcatttgtttgacgtggaattgcctctatccatttggaaacataatcaactgcaactaaaatatacaagtatccaaacgacggtggaaaaggtcccataaaatcaattccccaacagtcaaagatttcaatttcaatgataggattcaaaggcatcatgtttctttttgaaatcgcacccaatttttgacaattttcacagatcttacagatttcgtgggtgtctttaaacaaagtgggccaataaaatccacaatgcaagatttttgcagccgttttctttgaagaaaaatgtcctccgcatgcttctgaatgaaataaatttaatgacactacttacctcattgtcgggtatgcaacgtcgaaaaatttgatctggacaatacttgaacagatacggatcatcccaataaaagttttttacctcattcaataattttcttttatcttgggaactccattgcagtggcatttttcctgtcacaagaaaatttactatgttagcaaaccaaggtgtagtagtaactgaaaataaatgtttatcaggaaaattatcgttaattggtgtcatttcacaagatgatcctgttaccagtctcgataaatgatcggctacgacattctcggttcctttttatctttgatcacaatgtcaaattcttggagcaacaaaatccatcgtatcagtcggggctttgcatcctgtttggtcaacaaatatctaataacagaatgatcagtaaacacaatagtcgttgatccaatcaaataataacgaaatttatctatcaaaagcattttgacattcttgagtctactcaaatgcagtgtcttttgttaagaggttacaaataggtttagagattaaactaaagtcctttataaacctcctataaaatccaagcatgtcccaaaaatgagagaatttctttaatgatttttggagggggtaaataggcaatgacatcaacttttgcttttatatcaacttcaattccatgagatgacacgacatgtcccaaaacaattccagaggtaatcatgtaatgacatttttcccaatttaaaataagacctttttcctcgcatcttttaaaaatttttccaaattttcaagacaattataatatgtattcccaaagatagttaaatcatccatgaaaatttccaaacaatttccAACCATGttgcaaaaaatgcttagcatacatctttgaaatgttgctggggcattgcataatccaaatggcatccttttaaatgcaaatgttccaaaaggacatgtgaatgtagttttatcttgatcttcgagtgcaatgggaatttgataataacctgaatatccatcaagaaaacagtagtatggattacctgctactctttctaaaatttgatccaaaaatgataatggaaaatgatcttttctagtggcgccatttaattttctataatcaatacacatctgccaactagatgggactcgaattgttaacaattcatctttttcattttttatcactgtgatgccagatttttttggaactacttgtgttgggcttacccacttactatcagaaatagggtagataatcccaacatcaagtagtttgagaacttcagttttcacaacatctttcatgtgtggatttaatctcctttgtggttgttgagatgtttttgcattttcttctaagtgaattttgtgagtgcaaattagtggattaatgcccttgagatcttttagtgtcctaccaattgcatttttatgtcttttaagcatatcaactaatttaccttcttgatcactttctagtttggaagaaattaccaccggatatgtttcgtcttctccaagaaatgcatatttcaattcttctggcaagggttttaactccaatatgggtggttcgtctttgtattcatattttgcatcaaattctttctctgatcctgctaacgagtgatacctgataaaatcatcaagatcaatttcaatattttctttaacagtttcaattgaacaaatatctaattgatcacgagtactgctttcttgaatgttttcttccacaagagtttcaataagattttcatcttcactttcatctcctttgtcatgtggttgcttacaaagattaaaaaaattgagctccaaggtcatgttaccaaatgaaaacttcattattccattcttgAAATTTATAAGGGCAttaaaagttgctaaaaatggacgacccagaattacaggaattgcattacaagcttcgataggttgtgtatctaaaactatgaaatcgacaggatatacaaagttatcaacttggaccaatatGTCTTCTACCAAACCTCTTGGCAccttaacagatctatcggcatgtaaaagtgttaccgaagtaggttttaactcgcctagattgggttattgataaactgaatatggaagtaaattcacacaaGCTCCAAGATAAAGCAAagtttttttaatctttcgttctccaatagtacatgaaatagtaggactaccagggtctttgtatttcaaagtattattattttgaatgattgcacttacttgttcggctaaaaatgctttctttttcacattcaatttttttttcacagtgcacaagtctttcaaaaatttggcatatgacggtacctgttttattgcatctaataaaggaatattaacttttacttgtttaaaaatatcatatatatcagaattcaaatttgatttttttgtatttttcaatgcatgaggaaatggtggtgacactgtctgttgaacctcctctttgcaagttatgggttccacttccttaccctttggagttgatttatcatcatcttcacaatgttcaagaatggatttttccacaaccttaccacttcgaagggtaataacagattttacctgatccaccggttgagttccagaagttccagtttgtgaatgatgatccttgggattaggcagaggttgtgaaggaaatttatacctttttcatgaacattaagttcatatgcaaatttagcaagagtatctttcaaatcagtcatggtttgagcagtttgagtattgatagactcttgctttgcaatgaaagaattcaatgtatcttccaaatttcttttagatggaggaacataaggtacataattttgaaaattttgttgattttggaaatgtggtttggaaaattgtgcagcattatcattccttcaactaaaatttggatgatttcaccaacctggattgtaattttgagaaaatggttcaaaatttggccttttgaaattgttcaaaacattggcttgttcatggagacattctttaaaagagggcaaagtgggacaatcttttgtaaaatgatcacttgtatcacagatgtgacacacaatttattgaaaagattttaattgaccattctttttcaattcaagtgcctcaacttttcttgccaaagagataaatctagcttgaagatcatgttcatatttgagagtgtacatacctccaccagatgttggagattgaatcttgtttgatggttcgattgtacctatagtgtcccaattttgagcattttcagataatgaatcgagatactcaattgcctcgtttggatctttatcttcaaatgttccattacacataaattcaaccatttgcctatctttagttgttaagccttcataaaattgagaaacaactctccaaatttcaaaaccatgatgtggacaaagattaagcaattctttgtaactatcccaacactgataaaaagtttctcctcttttttgagtgaaagtgattatttgccttttgaaagaatttgttctatgagatggaaataactttttcaaaaattgttgttgcaattcatcccaagttcgaatggatctcaatctaagattttgtagccaagttttagctttatattttaaagaaaaaggaaaaagtttaagtcgaatggtgttcatgctacaatttagatcattatatgtgttgcacacttcttcaaactctcgtaaatgcatgtatggattttcagaatctaagccatgaaaattgggtaaaagttggataataccaggcttaaaattgaaatgagatgcatcagggggaaaaactagacatgaaggtgcactagtacgtctaggattcatgtgatctctaagtgttcttcgtctatcatgatcatattgagattgaatttcatcttcattttcttggatgggttcttcctccatgttttgtaaaaataaagggttatttcgaatgagtcgaccactaagtgtacgtgaccaaatgctcatgcaaatgcaaatgcaaaagaataaaaacatacaaaagcaataaaaattcaaataaagaaaaataaaatataaacaaaattaaatagacttgaaattaaattatacttccccggcaacggcgccaaaaacttgttgcgactttgatttttgcactcccaagagcaggttgtccacaagtagtatagtTCGGTGagttcgaatatcgtatccacgagaaacctaaggtaattacaagtccactataatgtctttttatttttattttttttagttgtttgaatctttaatt from Primulina eburnea isolate SZY01 chromosome 17, ASM2296580v1, whole genome shotgun sequence carries:
- the LOC140818603 gene encoding uncharacterized protein, whose product is MVEFMCNGTFEDKDPNEAIEYLDSLSENAQNWDTIGTIEPSNKIQSPTSGGVSKGQILNHFLKITIQVGEIIQILVEGMIMLYKFPSQPLPNPKDHHSQTGTSGTQPVDQVKSVITLRSGKVVEKSILEHCEDDGRPFLATFNALINFKNGIMKFSFGNMTLELNFFNLCKQPHDKGDESEDENLIETLVEENIQESSTRKMPLQWSSQDKRKLLNEVKNFYWDDPYLFKYCPDQIFRRCIPDNEVTCGGHFSSKKTAAKILHCGFYWPTLFKDTHEICKICENCQKLGAISKRNMMPLNPIIEIEIFDCWGIDFMGPFPPSFGYLYILVAVDYVSKWIEAIPRQTNDHKIVIKFLKENIFSRFGIP